From the genome of Haloterrigena sp. KLK7, one region includes:
- a CDS encoding precorrin-8X methylmutase, with translation MSDGQQRDFEEEYADLGATTQNAMDIAETSMDIVRQFVPDETLADRVRQKSVHSMGDIEFQHLLEFTGSDDRGDDEDAPVRAGARAVLDEATIVTDITMSKAGITGRGHNCEKRKAIGNGAELAEETGMTRTAASVLELDKQGVYDGAIATIGNAPTAAFALADCIENGTRPAVIVATPVGFVKAEESRQRIREVSEEYDVPAITNVGRRGGSGLAAALTNELIHVAKDVRTDDLELESTAEARAAQSAGEDGEDE, from the coding sequence ATGAGTGACGGACAGCAACGGGACTTCGAGGAGGAGTACGCCGACCTGGGAGCGACGACGCAGAACGCGATGGACATCGCCGAGACGAGCATGGACATCGTCCGGCAGTTCGTTCCGGACGAGACGCTGGCCGACCGCGTGCGACAGAAGTCCGTCCATTCGATGGGCGACATCGAGTTCCAGCACCTGCTCGAGTTCACCGGAAGCGACGACCGCGGCGACGACGAGGACGCCCCCGTCCGCGCCGGCGCTCGAGCGGTGCTCGACGAGGCGACCATCGTCACGGACATCACGATGTCCAAGGCCGGAATCACCGGCCGCGGCCACAACTGCGAGAAGCGCAAGGCGATCGGCAACGGCGCCGAACTCGCGGAGGAGACGGGGATGACCCGGACCGCGGCCTCGGTGCTCGAACTCGACAAGCAGGGGGTCTACGACGGTGCCATCGCGACGATCGGCAACGCGCCGACGGCCGCCTTCGCGCTGGCCGACTGCATCGAGAACGGCACCCGACCCGCCGTCATCGTCGCGACGCCGGTCGGCTTCGTCAAGGCCGAGGAGAGCCGCCAGCGCATCCGCGAGGTCAGCGAGGAATACGACGTGCCCGCGATCACCAACGTCGGCCGGCGGGGCGGCAGCGGGCTGGCGGCCGCGCTGACGAACGAACTGATCCACGTCGCCAAGGACGTGCGGACCGACGACCTCGAGTTGGAGTCGACGGCCGAGGCTCGAGCGGCCCAGTCCGCGGGCGAGGACGGCGAGGACGAATGA
- a CDS encoding cobalt-precorrin-7 (C(5))-methyltransferase, with amino-acid sequence MSDEYDLEAGPDPATFAAAAAEPDIDEETDEPVYAVGVGPGNQEYLTPRGERAIREADVVVGFTTVVEFVEDLTDADLLTCGYKDEAAALEAFGRRVADGESGTAVAMGDPNHSGYQFVGKVQDAVEREDAEIPVRVVPGISSLQMAASRARTPMEDTEFVTLHKSGDLEGDMDRLATAATVDERHLLVLPRPYDRMPGDIAAFLLEEGADPDLEALVLEKLTHDEEEIHRFTLAELSEHAGGNGREDTPFSDLIVLAVRQPV; translated from the coding sequence ATGAGCGACGAGTACGACCTCGAGGCGGGGCCCGACCCGGCGACGTTCGCGGCCGCGGCAGCGGAACCGGACATCGACGAGGAAACCGACGAGCCCGTCTACGCGGTCGGCGTCGGGCCCGGCAATCAGGAGTATCTCACGCCCCGCGGCGAGCGCGCGATCCGCGAGGCCGACGTCGTCGTCGGCTTTACCACGGTCGTCGAGTTCGTCGAGGACCTGACGGATGCGGACCTGCTGACCTGTGGGTACAAGGACGAGGCCGCGGCGCTCGAGGCGTTCGGACGCCGCGTCGCCGACGGCGAGTCGGGAACGGCCGTCGCGATGGGCGATCCGAATCACTCGGGATACCAGTTCGTCGGGAAGGTACAGGACGCGGTTGAACGTGAGGACGCCGAAATCCCGGTGCGAGTCGTTCCCGGCATCTCCTCGCTCCAGATGGCCGCAAGCCGCGCCCGCACGCCGATGGAGGACACCGAGTTCGTCACGCTCCACAAGAGCGGCGACCTCGAGGGCGACATGGACCGCCTCGCGACCGCGGCGACGGTCGACGAGCGACACCTGCTCGTGCTCCCCCGGCCCTACGATCGGATGCCCGGCGACATCGCCGCGTTCCTGCTCGAGGAGGGCGCCGATCCGGACCTCGAGGCGCTGGTCCTCGAGAAGCTGACCCACGACGAGGAGGAGATCCACCGGTTCACGCTGGCCGAGTTGTCCGAGCACGCCGGCGGGAACGGACGGGAGGACACGCCGTTTTCGGATCTGATCGTGCTGGCGGTCAGACAGCCGGTGTAG
- a CDS encoding rubredoxin-like domain-containing protein, whose product MRPENDHPSVASELRNKNETEVPIGEAREPESRGSAMWRCRTCGEMGRLEDDLPETCPGCVAPREELYYWVED is encoded by the coding sequence ATGAGGCCCGAAAACGATCACCCGTCGGTCGCCAGCGAACTTCGCAACAAGAACGAGACCGAAGTCCCGATCGGCGAGGCCCGGGAGCCCGAGAGCCGCGGGTCCGCCATGTGGCGCTGTCGAACGTGCGGCGAGATGGGACGCCTCGAGGACGATCTGCCGGAGACCTGTCCCGGCTGCGTCGCGCCGCGGGAGGAGCTGTACTACTGGGTGGAGGACTGA
- a CDS encoding DUF1802 family protein: protein MSDATTAETIPALKERAGVVNALLDGAQTVLVRHPTLDPGTIDGEFALYPAYSHQDPARYQSQYEHYYHRSSAKPDAGVPIRAVAEVREEYTVSSDVLEALSRHYVYTPDGLRDKYDPDDDLRVLLLRVAALVSPQLIEERGSYRGCRAWIDLEDDVDVDAEAALPVLDDAAFAERRAAVRDALE, encoded by the coding sequence ATGAGCGACGCGACGACCGCCGAGACGATACCGGCGCTGAAGGAGCGCGCCGGCGTCGTCAACGCCCTGCTCGACGGCGCCCAGACGGTGCTCGTGCGTCACCCGACGCTCGACCCGGGTACGATCGACGGCGAATTCGCGCTCTATCCGGCGTACAGCCATCAGGACCCCGCGCGGTATCAGTCGCAGTACGAGCACTACTACCACCGCTCGAGCGCCAAACCCGACGCCGGCGTGCCGATCCGCGCCGTCGCCGAGGTCCGCGAGGAGTACACCGTCTCGAGCGACGTGCTCGAGGCCCTCTCGCGACACTACGTCTACACGCCCGACGGCCTGCGTGACAAGTACGACCCCGACGACGACCTGCGCGTGCTGTTGCTTCGCGTGGCGGCGCTCGTGTCGCCACAACTCATCGAGGAGCGCGGCAGCTATCGCGGCTGTCGCGCGTGGATCGACCTCGAGGACGACGTCGACGTCGATGCCGAGGCAGCGCTCCCGGTACTCGACGACGCGGCCTTCGCCGAGCGGCGGGCCGCGGTTCGGGACGCGCTCGAGTGA
- a CDS encoding cobyrinic acid a,c-diamide synthase, producing MNGFVLGGVSSGVGKTVATLSIVQALEDAEYAVQPAKAGPDFIDPSHHEAIAGRSSRTLDLWLCGEDGIRRNYRRGEGDICVVEGVMGLYDGDGSSTAMVAEALELPVVLVVDAKAGMESVAATALGFKEYADSIGRDIEVAGVVAQRAHGGRHERGIRDALPDGLEYFGRIPPNDDLEIPDRHLGLEMGEEAALPRDALREAAESLEAERLADVATEPPVPSSDEPVQFAETVDATVAVASDSTFCFRYPATIERFRERAAVVTFSPVAGDPVPDCDGVYLPGGYPELHAAELESSDALGELGRLASEGLPVLGECGGLMTMSQSLTTAEGDTHEMAGILPADVTMHDRYQALDHVELEASEGTLTADAGETIRGHEFHYSSAEVDGDARFAFETVRGDGIDGDHDGLTEYDSLGTYVHVHAESGAFDRFLEAISR from the coding sequence ATGAACGGATTCGTCCTCGGCGGCGTCAGTTCCGGCGTCGGGAAGACGGTCGCGACGCTGTCGATCGTGCAGGCCCTCGAGGACGCAGAGTACGCGGTCCAGCCGGCCAAGGCGGGCCCGGACTTCATCGATCCGAGCCACCACGAGGCGATCGCCGGCCGGTCCTCCCGGACGCTCGACCTATGGCTCTGCGGCGAGGACGGGATCCGACGGAACTACCGGCGCGGAGAGGGCGACATCTGCGTCGTCGAGGGCGTCATGGGCCTCTACGACGGCGACGGCTCGAGCACGGCGATGGTCGCAGAAGCGCTGGAACTCCCCGTCGTCCTCGTGGTCGACGCCAAGGCGGGGATGGAGAGCGTCGCGGCGACCGCGCTGGGGTTCAAAGAGTACGCCGACTCGATCGGCCGCGATATCGAAGTCGCCGGCGTCGTCGCCCAGCGCGCCCACGGCGGCCGCCACGAACGGGGGATCCGCGACGCGCTTCCCGACGGCCTCGAGTACTTCGGGCGGATTCCGCCGAACGACGACCTCGAGATTCCCGACCGGCACCTCGGTCTCGAGATGGGCGAGGAGGCCGCGCTGCCGAGAGACGCGCTGCGGGAGGCCGCCGAGTCGCTCGAGGCAGAGCGGCTGGCAGACGTGGCAACGGAGCCGCCGGTTCCGTCGTCCGACGAACCAGTCCAGTTCGCCGAGACGGTCGACGCCACCGTCGCCGTCGCCAGCGATTCCACCTTCTGCTTCCGGTATCCCGCGACGATCGAGCGGTTCCGCGAGCGCGCCGCGGTGGTCACGTTCTCGCCCGTCGCGGGCGATCCCGTCCCCGACTGCGACGGCGTCTACCTGCCAGGGGGCTATCCCGAACTCCACGCCGCCGAACTCGAGTCGAGCGACGCGCTCGGCGAACTCGGACGGCTCGCGAGCGAGGGGCTGCCCGTCCTCGGGGAGTGCGGCGGACTGATGACCATGAGTCAGTCGCTGACGACGGCCGAGGGAGACACCCACGAGATGGCCGGGATCCTCCCCGCCGACGTGACCATGCACGACCGCTATCAGGCGCTCGACCACGTCGAACTCGAGGCCAGCGAGGGGACGCTCACCGCCGACGCGGGTGAGACGATCCGGGGCCACGAGTTCCACTACTCGAGCGCGGAGGTCGACGGCGACGCCCGCTTCGCCTTCGAGACCGTGCGGGGCGACGGGATCGACGGCGACCACGACGGGCTGACCGAGTACGACTCGCTCGGTACCTACGTCCACGTCCACGCCGAGAGCGGCGCGTTCGATCGCTTCCTCGAGGCGATCAGCCGCTGA
- a CDS encoding glycosyltransferase codes for MTDLTPISVILPTTGWNDACEEIAAQLRPGDELLVVCDTAVESVVERIEDRPDAVRLVVAGEPEGCSGKANAIAAGMEAAERDRLVWSDDDFRHPPGWLDGLRRDYERYGPTTEVPIFVGRDPLAVLLEPTHVISGTLAVCHAGVPWGGSLVFERDDIDEAAFLADLRRTVSDDGLLMEYVDVTSVERTRRVEIGGSFRDTLENQVRFAKIVRYHEPAGAVGQFVLGTVLAVGCVLFPLPALALLTVAMAGVYAALGVRRWTFLAAYPVAVAAIPLLVYGLVRRTFVWGGRRYRWRGKFDVSVEPE; via the coding sequence ATGACGGATCTAACGCCGATCAGCGTCATTCTGCCCACGACGGGATGGAACGACGCCTGTGAGGAGATCGCCGCGCAACTGCGTCCGGGGGACGAACTCCTCGTGGTCTGCGATACGGCGGTCGAGTCGGTCGTCGAGCGAATCGAGGACCGTCCGGACGCCGTCAGGTTGGTGGTCGCGGGCGAACCCGAGGGCTGTTCCGGGAAGGCGAACGCGATCGCGGCCGGGATGGAAGCGGCCGAACGCGATCGACTCGTCTGGTCCGACGACGACTTTCGCCATCCCCCCGGCTGGCTCGACGGGTTACGACGCGACTACGAGCGGTACGGTCCGACCACGGAAGTCCCGATCTTCGTCGGACGGGATCCGCTCGCGGTGCTTCTCGAGCCGACGCACGTTATCAGCGGAACGCTCGCCGTCTGCCACGCGGGCGTTCCCTGGGGCGGCTCCCTCGTCTTCGAACGCGACGATATCGACGAGGCGGCCTTCCTCGCGGACCTCCGGCGGACGGTGAGCGACGACGGTCTCCTCATGGAATACGTCGACGTCACGAGCGTCGAGCGGACCCGCCGCGTCGAAATCGGGGGGTCGTTCCGCGACACGCTCGAGAACCAGGTCCGATTCGCGAAGATCGTCCGGTACCACGAGCCGGCCGGAGCGGTCGGCCAGTTCGTCCTCGGAACCGTACTCGCCGTCGGATGCGTGCTGTTTCCGCTGCCCGCGCTGGCACTACTGACGGTGGCGATGGCCGGTGTCTACGCCGCGCTCGGCGTTCGTCGATGGACGTTCCTCGCGGCGTATCCGGTCGCAGTGGCGGCGATTCCGCTGCTCGTGTACGGTCTGGTTCGGCGGACGTTCGTCTGGGGCGGACGGCGCTACCGGTGGCGCGGCAAGTTCGACGTCTCAGTCGAGCCGGAGTGA
- a CDS encoding beta-ketoacyl-ACP reductase: MSETVHRLEPLERRPLTDRTCLVTGSSRGIGRDIAFELARCGADVAVNYRSAEDRALEVTETIEENGETAVPVQADISDPEQVERMAAEVHEELGEIDVLVNNAGITIDRKFENMTYEDWQTVIDVNLTGTFNCTKAFYEDIKSSEHGRLINISSVVGQQGNYGQANYATSKGGLFAFTRTLALELASHGSTANCVAPGFTETDMLEKVPERVQEKIRGDIPLGRFATTEDIVGMIRFLTSDHAEYMTGQVIGINGGMEW; the protein is encoded by the coding sequence ATGTCCGAAACCGTCCACCGACTCGAGCCGCTGGAGCGCAGGCCGCTGACCGACCGCACCTGTCTCGTCACCGGATCGTCCCGCGGTATCGGCCGCGATATCGCCTTTGAACTCGCCCGCTGTGGAGCCGACGTGGCCGTCAACTATCGATCGGCCGAGGATCGCGCCCTCGAGGTCACGGAAACGATCGAGGAGAACGGCGAGACGGCGGTTCCGGTACAGGCCGACATCTCCGACCCCGAGCAAGTCGAGCGGATGGCCGCTGAGGTTCACGAGGAACTCGGCGAGATCGACGTCCTGGTCAACAACGCGGGGATCACGATCGACCGGAAGTTCGAGAACATGACCTACGAGGACTGGCAGACCGTCATCGACGTCAACTTAACCGGGACGTTCAACTGCACGAAGGCGTTCTACGAGGACATCAAGTCGTCCGAACACGGCCGACTCATCAACATCTCGAGCGTCGTCGGCCAGCAGGGCAACTACGGACAGGCCAACTACGCCACCTCGAAGGGCGGCCTGTTCGCCTTCACACGGACGCTCGCCCTCGAGTTGGCCAGCCACGGCTCGACGGCCAACTGCGTCGCGCCCGGCTTCACGGAGACGGACATGCTCGAGAAGGTTCCCGAGCGGGTCCAGGAGAAGATCCGCGGGGACATCCCGCTGGGTCGGTTCGCCACGACCGAGGACATCGTCGGCATGATTCGGTTCCTCACCAGCGACCACGCGGAGTACATGACCGGCCAGGTCATCGGCATCAACGGCGGAATGGAGTGGTAG
- the cbiT gene encoding precorrin-6Y C5,15-methyltransferase (decarboxylating) subunit CbiT, with translation MPPIALPHDAKAGPTKSEVRAVVRSKLALESDDHFAEVGSCTGAVTIEAAQRAGRVTAVERKAERLETTEKNLAANEESVRADVDLRNAEAPEGLPDDADALFLGGSRNFEAVLDHAVETGVDRIVMNVSRLEVAGKATEAFRERDILEEVVQFQVSHGYELAGATSFNSDNPVYMLVGSATADENSENEGEKVAADGSGGDSQ, from the coding sequence ATGCCACCCATCGCGCTTCCACACGACGCGAAGGCCGGACCGACGAAGTCGGAGGTCCGGGCGGTCGTCCGCTCGAAACTCGCGCTCGAGTCGGACGACCACTTCGCGGAGGTCGGCTCCTGTACGGGGGCCGTCACTATCGAAGCCGCACAGCGGGCCGGGCGAGTGACCGCCGTCGAGCGGAAGGCCGAACGGCTCGAGACGACCGAGAAGAACCTCGCGGCCAACGAGGAGTCGGTACGGGCCGACGTCGACCTTCGGAACGCGGAGGCGCCCGAGGGGCTGCCCGACGACGCCGACGCGCTCTTTCTGGGCGGGAGCCGGAACTTCGAGGCCGTCCTCGACCACGCCGTCGAGACCGGCGTCGACCGCATCGTGATGAACGTCTCGCGCCTCGAGGTCGCCGGCAAGGCGACGGAGGCCTTCCGCGAGCGCGATATCCTCGAGGAGGTCGTCCAGTTCCAGGTGAGCCACGGCTACGAACTCGCCGGCGCGACGAGCTTTAACTCGGATAATCCGGTCTACATGCTGGTCGGGAGCGCGACGGCCGACGAGAACAGTGAGAATGAGGGCGAGAAAGTCGCTGCGGACGGAAGCGGAGGGGACAGCCAATGA